One Candidatus Cloacimonadota bacterium genomic window, TTTTTTAGATCAATCTTCCCCTTCTCATTAAAAAAAATTCCTTCTGCTTCCAGGATCGCTCGTTGTTCATCGTATCCCTGCGAACTTTCCGGGAAACTGATCATTCCTTTGCTGTTGATAACACGCTGCCAGGGAATATTTTCATCTTTAACAGAATGCATGGCA contains:
- a CDS encoding cysteine methyltransferase, giving the protein MSEKKTDLYKKIYEIVRKIPKGKVSTYGQIAKIADCSPRVAGYAMHSVKDENIPWQRVINSKGMISFPESSQGYDEQRAILEAEGIFFNEKGKIDLKKFGWDAGIEIF